One window of the Rhipicephalus sanguineus isolate Rsan-2018 chromosome 4, BIME_Rsan_1.4, whole genome shotgun sequence genome contains the following:
- the LOC125758305 gene encoding PE-PGRS family protein PE_PGRS33-like yields SPGSFVGAGGLGNGGSGGAFGPSPGSFGGAGGLGNSGSGGASGSSPGSFGGAGGLGNRGSGGAFGPSPGSFGGAGGLGNGGSGGASGSSPGSFGGAGGLGNRRSGGAFGPSPGSFGGAGGLGHGGSGGTSASSPGSFGGADIGTAGIFPEGFAGSFKEGGAGSSAASASGNGGGAGMSGAGAVGGWGGRAGRLVTGPSGGVSGSLPGIFA; encoded by the coding sequence TCTCCAGGAAGCTTTGTAGGAGCTGGCGGACTAGGGAATGGCGGCTCAGGAGGAGCGTTTGGACCTTCGCCAGGAAGCTTTGGAGGAGCTGGCGGACTAGGGAATAGCGGCTCAGGAGGGGCATCTGGATCTTCGCCAGGAAGCTTTGGAGGAGCTGGCGGCCTAGGCAATCGCGGCTCAGGTGGAGCGTTTGGACCTTCGCCAGGAAGCTTTGGAGGAGCTGGCGGACTAGGGAATGGCGGCTCAGGAGGAGCATCTGGATCTTCGCCAGGAAGCTTTGGAGGAGCTGGCGGCCTAGGCAATCGCCGCTCAGGAGGAGCGTTCGGACCTTCGCCAGGAAGTTTTGGAGGAGCTGGCGGACTAGGGCATGGTGGCTCAGGAGGAACATCTGCATCTTCGCCAGGAAGCTTTGGAGGAGCTGACATAGGCACTGCTGGAATATTTCCGGAAGGTTTTGCCGGATCATTTAAGGAAGGAGGTGCTGGGTCCTCCGCAGCAAGTGCCAGTGGTAACGGTGGTGGAGCCGGCATGAGTGGTGCTGGAGCAGTTGGAGGGTGGGGAGGTCGTGCTGGCAGACTAGTCACTGGTCCGTCAGGTGGAGTGTCTGGATCTTTGCCAGGAATCTTTGCATGA